The following DNA comes from Camelina sativa cultivar DH55 chromosome 14, Cs, whole genome shotgun sequence.
CCTAATACCCTGTTGTTTGTTATATTCAAGGTTCTACAAGAGATAAGCATCAGGTAACTATCTGGTCTCTTGCCCTATATCTCTGTTGGTTTCTCTGTGAAGTGCTCCCTTCTTTACTTCTGTTCTATTTCGCAAATGACTTCCATGTTACAACCACAATTACCTCTGTTCTGTGtcttattgtgttttttcaGATTCTCTTGATacgttttattttgtgtttccaGATTCTATTGCCTGGATAGGTTTTGGTAATTATTTTGCCGCCCAAGAGGAGGGTGACCAAGCCATGGCTGCCTATCTCGCTCTCGCTAGGCTATTGACAGGGTAATCATCATGTTACTCTTGTTATCTTTAAAGCTAAAATCTGTAACCTTGTGTCCAAAATGATACATACTTAGCCCTAACGCATTGTAATAGTCGTCTGATAACGTTGACAAAATGTGTTTATGCAGGTTGAATATTATCTTTTTCTAGGTGTCATTGCCAACTTTGTACATTGGAAAGGAGTATATGCGAACTCACAGCTACAAGCTGGCCGACCAGGTAACAAGTTAGAATATGTTGTTGCATACCATATGAAAGTGTGCGTTCCTCTTCTGAATCTTCACTTCGCCTACGGTTTTGATttctaaatcttatttttacttgtctcttcttctgttgttAGCAGCTTGTGGTTGATGGTGCCTATGATTGGTCGCTGGtttgctctctctttttttaatgaACTTTTGTCGCTCATTTCCTCCTCTGCGTCGTTATAGCTGCTTCTTAATTTCCACTTTGGGTTTCTAAATTGAATTTACAATATTACTTAATTgtcgtgttttgttttgttgatttaaatttGTGGACTATGCTCTGATTGATCGGTGATGACTTTGATTGATCATTGTCACCCTAATTCATGTTATTCTTCtattctagggtttggtttctaaattgcaTCGgtgctttttctttctttaatatatatgttcattcgATTTTACTTGTCCTTCtgttatttcagattttggatgaatcagtgatggctttgataAAGACTCTTCTCCTGGGCTACATCTTCAGCTAGTGTTCTTCCGCTTCTACTTGCTTGTTTTTTCTTGCTAGGGTTTCGTTTCTAAATTGCATCGGTTGCTTTATATATGTTCATGCTAATTACTTGTCTCTTCCCTTATGtttttttcaggttttggatgatgccTTTTATCGATCAGTTATGGCTCTAAATGAACACTCCTTTTCTCTGTGCTAACATCTTCTCCATGATACGTCTTCAGGCCACAGGTTCCTTGTTCTTAAACGCATCTCAATTTGCTcatatcttttatttgtttcgGAATTTTCACTTTGGTTCtgtggtttttttcttcttctaattaattacatGTTAATATTTACTTGTCGCTTTTGTTATTTCAGGgtttggatgatgcttttatcaCTCACTGATGGCTTTCACTGATCGTCCTCAAGCGTTCTCATGGGTTCCTTGCTCGAAACACAcctcttttatttgtttctgaatATTCACTTTGGtaatttttcttctaataacaTGTTAATATTTTTCAGGTTAAACTATGGCTTGGAGACAACGCAGCAGATCACTACTACTATGTTCTCTCTCCGTTCCTATTTTGCAGAATGCCAACTGTTACTAAGGTTTGTTCAATTTTGACAGCCACAAACTTTTGTACTTGAATGATTCTCACATTGGTTACAAagattttgatcattttttattcAGATCCCAAATCATGAGAGGCTATGAAGATTTCTCTTGAGCTCCAGAAGCTTCTTATCGACAACAGTCTTCCTAATATGTATGCCACAACAGTCTTATCATCGACTCAATTTTACTTACTATCGATGTTTGTTTGTAACATAATTCtgctttgttttgtctttgcagGTCACCGTCTCATTTTGGAaaccaattatttgttttaaggtGCAGAGCGTACTTCAGATCTTTGATTGAAAACGTTATCTTAAGATATGTCTtatgaataatgtttttttaagtattctgatgtttgatttcattttgcagCTTGCTTATGGACCGACGTGGTTATATATGGGGAAGAGTACATTATAGCCTGACGTGGTTATATATGGGAAAGATATATCCAAACATGTCGAGGTCCCATTCGAGTTTGGACTTGCTCCCCTTACATGAGCACTGGTAACCAAGATTCCCAAGTAAGTGACCAGCTTTTGGTTCCATAAAATCATCTTGAGATTTTTATGTCTTAACATCCTAACTGgttatcattttgtttcttcaggTTTCTACAAAATACCATCTTCCTGCCATTGTGGAGCATCTTGGGAATATAGCATACTTTGGTCATTACTCCTCTTATCTGAGGTCAGCTCCTGAGACATGGCATAAGTTTGATGACGCCCAAGGTAATGTGatataatagttttatttgatttatgagtTTATATTGTTCTTCACACTACTGAAATCTTGATTTTGTTCCTCAGGTGATTGCTGGGCTGAAATTGCTCGTGACAACAAGGTATTAAACACTTGTTTTTGATTCCTGGTTTCATTTCTTGTTCTGCAGTTTTTCTTGATGTTATGTTCACAGCAAGGGCCTTAAGCTCAGGATATACACAGATTCTGGGCAAACTATTATTGCCTATGCCTCTAGAATCATAGTTTTAGTGGTTAGGGGAATGAATTTTACACTTTTCCTGGTGTTTCGAAAATGAATACACATTGTCCTTCtaattgttttggtattttacGTGCAGCAAAACCATGCAATGTTCATCTAATAATTTCGTCGTTAAGTAAAACTTATGGTCTTGTTGTAGGAAGTTTTGCTGTGGAAACAATAAGAGTTTAAATCAAGGGCATGAATTGGGCTACACAAGAATTGGCTACACTCGCGCAACTCACGTTTTGTGCGGCCTTGTGATTggctgaaaaaaacaaaatagtagcTCCCCTCCTCCTCCGATGATACCATATCTACTTGTTTTCGACTTCTTTCTTCGTCTCTTGCTTAAAGTTGATAAAAAAAGGGCTTAGTGATTCCTGTAGTAAGGCTATGATATGATGAAAAGATGAGAGACGACCCTTTTGCTTCCTGTCTCATCGAGCAGAGCTTGAAACTAGTAAGTAGTAGTAGTTTCAGTACTAGAGCAGAGCTTCTCAAGTAAATGTTTCTTCTGGCTCTAATAGACCACTCAACACTAGATTTGGCAGACCCTTATGCAATCATTCATGAAGTCTTCGGCCTGAGCTCTTCATTTTCATTCGGGTTTCAATCAAGCTACCGGGAAAGAAAGAGATCTGCTGCAACGCTTTGTTTCTTTCAAGTTCAAGGATGATGTTTAACCAAGGATACTAGTGTTTAAGGTCTATGGGAAGAActcataaatcttttttttctttctaaacacTAGTCCACAAGAGATTCAGAATAACACTTCCGatacaaataatttttacatgattaaagataatttgttttataaaagaGTAGGAATTGAAAGACTTATatatcattctctttttttttttttacttgttttcttctgatcTATTTGTTCacaaattcaagaaaagaaGACTTGAACGCTAGAAGTTTTCAAAGACTTGCATACAGGACAAATCTTAGTGAATACATCGCATTCTGTACACAAACTCAAGTGCCGACATGGCACAAGCAACACCGATACTTCCTTTGCGCTGCACATTTTGCATCTCATCCTCTGACTCCCCATGttattgttcttcttgtttGGATCAATGTATGACGAAGCTGCATCATCTATCTCGCTGTCTCCAAACCCTTCTTTGCCTTGGTCTGCAGCAGCCATGACATTGTTGTTGTGTGACATTGCTTGTTGGAGATTTGCCTTTAAGACATTAACCACAGACTCATTGTACTTTGCTCTGTAGTGCCAATTCTGAGCTTCCATCGCCACTTGCTTTATCCGCTCCACGAGCTCCTTATTCTTCTTGTTCATGTCATTGATCTCGTGATCTTTCTCTTGAAGCTTCTTGCTCAGTCCTTTCTCTAATGTGGTGAGAAAAGACGCAATGTGTCTCTGTTTCATATCCCTCACACCTTTCGCCATTTGAGCTGCCTgaattacacacacacacacaagtaaacaaaaaacattacaaatCAAAGAACcttaaaacgaaaaaaacagAGTAGATGCAGAGACAATCAGTACCTGGTTCCTGATGAACTGGTCAAGCTCATCTTTTTGTCTATGGAGGTCAGTCCTAAGACTATCATCGAAGATAGGAGAAGCACCTACAATGCTACCACTAGCAGAAGTCACCGAAGAGTTgcgttcatcatcatcataagatAGTCTAAGACCAGTTGAGACTATATTCTCCTTAGGGACTTCTTCTCGAACACCAATGTTGTTATGATTATAGTTCAAAGACATCTGAAGCTTCTGCTGTCTTAGAATATTACTAAAGTTTTCAGCTTCCCTTCCTCTTTTGTTAGGCCGAATCATTGGAACGAGGTTATCGTTAGCAAAATAGTTAACTGGATCAACAACAGTGCATCCACCTCCCACTgcacaataataaaaaaacaaaagaattgtaAGTTTCTAAGAGTGATTGATGCCAAAGTTTGAGATTATATGATACAATGAGAAACCAAAAGACTTACTGGTATTGAACAAATGAAGCTGATTCGGTTGTACGTTAGTCTGGTATTGCAACTGGTTCTCGTTCATGAAAACCGGTGGAACGGTGTTTCCATTGTTTCCACTTAGCATCTTCCTCAACAAAGTATTAGGAATGTTAAGTATGCGACTCTCTCGGTTGATCTAGAGTACTAACAGAAGAATATAAAACCTGCAGTTAAAGGAAAAGGGAGTCATTATACGAGACAAATCAATAATGAACATACTCctcaaatgaaagaaaaaaaacatgaatcatAGTCTATATAAAGTTAGAAGTCCAAATACCAAACAGAGTTACAGAGCAGAGAATATTGTAAAAGAGAGACAATGCTGGATCATAAAAACAGAGTtgatgttatttatatataatgaaaaccAAAATGTAAAGAAAGACTTGTGGAGGAatgtaaaatgtttattttttttacctaagcAATAAAGATTTATATGAATTTGCCTGATGAACCGGGGGGGATACAAAAGTGAATGATTGATTGTTTCAAAAGTCAAAGTTCCAAGTAAATATGTAACTTACTGATACTGAATTGAGGTAAATCTCGAGGAACATggaaagatgacaaaaaaaaagttgaaagaacGAGTCATAACTCCATATAAC
Coding sequences within:
- the LOC104739686 gene encoding BOI-related E3 ubiquitin-protein ligase 1; the encoded protein is MLSGNNGNTVPPVFMNENQLQYQTNVQPNQLHLFNTMGGGCTVVDPVNYFANDNLVPMIRPNKRGREAENFSNILRQQKLQMSLNYNHNNIGVREEVPKENIVSTGLRLSYDDDERNSSVTSASGSIVGASPIFDDSLRTDLHRQKDELDQFIRNQAAQMAKGVRDMKQRHIASFLTTLEKGLSKKLQEKDHEINDMNKKNKELVERIKQVAMEAQNWHYRAKYNESVVNVLKANLQQAMSHNNNVMAAADQGKEGFGDSEIDDAASSYIDPNKKNNNMGSQRMRCKMCSAKEVSVLLVPCRHLSLCTECDVFTKICPVCKSLKTSSVQVFFS